A genomic region of Pseudomonas frederiksbergensis contains the following coding sequences:
- the hexR gene encoding transcriptional regulator HexR, protein MNLLQHIAQSRHLLRKSELKVADHVLLDPAAVMHSSMADLAHSVGISEPTIVRFCRAIGCSGFQDLKLKLAQSLAAGASFGQFAIHEDDSVADYSLKIFDTTLHTLMEVREKLDPVELQRAVSLMSQAQRVEFYGFGASGAVAADAQHKFFRLLLTAAAYSDPHMQAMSAVTLKPTDVAICISQSGRSKDLLITANLVRESGASLITLCPSQTPLAELSTVNLAIDVHEDTEIYTPLTSRIAHLVVIDVLAMGVAMARGPSLVNHLKSVKRSLRSLRLSPKSVKALDD, encoded by the coding sequence TTGAACCTGTTGCAACATATCGCCCAGTCTCGCCACCTGTTACGCAAATCGGAACTCAAGGTTGCCGATCACGTGCTGCTTGACCCTGCGGCTGTGATGCACAGTTCCATGGCCGATCTTGCCCACAGTGTCGGCATCAGCGAGCCGACCATCGTGCGTTTCTGTCGTGCTATCGGTTGTTCGGGTTTTCAGGACTTGAAACTGAAACTGGCGCAAAGCCTGGCAGCGGGGGCGAGCTTCGGGCAGTTCGCGATTCACGAAGACGATTCGGTCGCCGACTACAGCCTGAAAATCTTTGACACCACCCTGCACACCCTGATGGAGGTTCGCGAGAAGCTCGATCCGGTGGAGTTACAGAGGGCTGTGTCGCTCATGTCCCAGGCCCAGCGTGTCGAGTTCTACGGCTTCGGCGCGTCCGGCGCCGTTGCAGCGGATGCCCAGCACAAATTTTTCCGTTTGCTGCTGACCGCAGCAGCTTATTCCGACCCGCACATGCAGGCGATGTCGGCGGTCACGCTGAAACCGACGGACGTGGCGATCTGCATTTCCCAGTCTGGCCGCTCCAAAGATCTGTTGATCACCGCCAACCTGGTGCGTGAAAGTGGCGCTTCGCTGATCACGTTGTGCCCGAGCCAGACCCCGTTGGCCGAGCTGTCGACCGTCAACCTGGCGATCGATGTGCACGAAGACACCGAGATCTACACGCCGCTGACTTCGCGCATCGCTCACCTGGTGGTGATCGACGTATTGGCCATGGGCGTGGCCATGGCGCGCGGGCCGAGCCTGGTCAACCACCTCAAGAGCGTCAAACGCAGCCTTCGCAGCCTGCGCCTGTCGCCCAAGTCGGTGAAAGCGCTGGACGATTGA
- a CDS encoding RHS repeat-associated core domain-containing protein, with product MNTRIFRVGLLALAVGGTLVTVPFWQAPERGWSFTYNAKGLLEYSDGPRTDVNDITHYEYDTEGNLTRVTNTLGHITELSNFDYMGNPQTIIDPNGVATTLTYAPQGWLTSVSIENSTIQFEYNAVGDITKLIRGDGSWLAYTWDDARRLTRITNSLEERVEFDVDPMGNRTATRLKDSAGNLTKQHRWVYDELGRLLHSVGAAGQTRRLQYDLNDNPTVATNPRNDSNSRAYDPLDRLVKNTDPLNGTTRFEYDAQDNLTHVHDPRGVITRYQYDGLGNLTHLVSPDSGTHIYKHDAAGNITQKTDARGVVTLFTYDALNRLTARRYPAKPQLDTQFHYDAMAEGNKGSGRLTGVEDSNGVLSYTYDEQGNLTGQRHLLTTNEVARSDNLGYGYDGANRLIRIDYPTGFSIDYLRNSAGQVSQVQMRLGADEPISFASNLAYLPFGPLKSLTWTNGATLERSYDQDYRLTAQIVAGWSNLYDYDANGNITQIQSNLFGELNYSYDALDRLTEETDASRQQTFTYDAVGNRTDKTLAPLIEGQVQESAVTTYQYDASNNRLTQIDDQVVIADAAGNLTQDRADRQLTYDEQNRLSSVKNGDLTLAEFRYNVLGQRTQKITPQSVTTFLYGPDGQLLGETLFDSQGNKLTSQYYVWLEGLPLGGVSVNYDATGALANSTSFYIHSDHLNTPRIATNASQHTIWQWKSDAFGAGETSGSLTLNLRFPGQYYDAESGLYYNYFRDYDPEAGRYVQSDPIGLNGGLNTYGYVEGNPISFFDPYGLTKPNLGSGVESHNGGKEHVHWGDKSDPRKNAVNKDGSIRHGKEPPQQIKDKINDKFNWNLKIPLILIPLSPETLERINPQRLPDPMEGVPREC from the coding sequence ATGAACACACGTATATTTAGGGTAGGGTTGTTAGCGCTAGCGGTGGGGGGCACTCTTGTTACCGTGCCCTTTTGGCAAGCACCGGAGCGCGGCTGGTCATTCACCTACAATGCTAAAGGCTTGCTCGAGTACTCGGATGGACCGCGAACCGATGTTAACGATATAACTCACTACGAATACGACACAGAAGGCAATCTGACGCGCGTTACCAACACCCTTGGGCACATCACTGAGCTGTCAAATTTCGACTATATGGGAAATCCCCAGACCATCATTGATCCAAATGGAGTCGCCACAACCCTGACCTATGCGCCCCAAGGATGGTTAACGTCAGTCAGTATCGAAAACAGCACAATACAATTCGAATACAACGCTGTCGGTGATATCACCAAGCTGATTCGTGGTGACGGTAGCTGGTTGGCCTACACCTGGGACGACGCCAGGCGGCTCACTCGTATAACCAATAGCCTGGAAGAGCGAGTCGAATTCGATGTTGATCCAATGGGCAATCGCACCGCAACACGCCTGAAAGACAGTGCGGGCAATCTGACGAAACAGCATCGATGGGTATATGACGAACTGGGTCGCTTGCTGCACTCAGTGGGTGCTGCTGGTCAGACCCGTCGCCTGCAGTACGACCTGAACGATAATCCCACCGTCGCTACCAACCCTCGCAATGACAGCAATAGCAGAGCCTATGACCCGCTCGACCGGTTAGTGAAGAACACCGACCCGCTAAACGGCACCACTCGTTTTGAATACGACGCCCAAGACAACCTCACACACGTACACGACCCGCGCGGAGTGATCACTCGATATCAATACGACGGCCTCGGCAATCTGACCCATCTGGTCAGCCCCGACAGCGGCACCCACATCTACAAGCATGACGCCGCTGGCAACATCACACAGAAGACTGATGCCCGCGGCGTCGTTACGCTTTTCACCTACGACGCCCTCAATCGTTTGACTGCTCGCCGTTATCCGGCCAAACCACAACTGGATACCCAGTTCCACTACGACGCGATGGCCGAGGGCAACAAAGGCAGCGGCCGATTAACTGGGGTAGAAGACAGCAATGGTGTGCTGAGTTACACCTACGATGAGCAAGGCAACCTCACAGGGCAACGGCATCTCCTGACAACGAACGAAGTCGCTCGGTCCGATAACCTCGGCTATGGGTACGACGGAGCCAATCGACTGATCCGTATCGACTATCCGACGGGCTTCAGCATCGACTACCTGCGCAACTCCGCCGGGCAGGTCAGCCAGGTGCAAATGCGGCTTGGCGCAGATGAACCGATCAGCTTCGCCAGCAACCTTGCTTATCTCCCCTTCGGCCCGCTTAAAAGCCTGACCTGGACCAACGGCGCCACGCTTGAACGTAGCTATGACCAGGACTATCGGTTGACAGCACAAATCGTCGCCGGCTGGAGCAACCTGTATGACTACGATGCCAACGGCAACATCACCCAAATACAAAGCAACCTGTTCGGCGAACTGAACTACAGCTACGACGCGTTGGACCGCCTGACAGAAGAGACAGATGCCAGCCGACAGCAGACCTTCACCTATGACGCGGTGGGCAATCGAACCGACAAAACCCTCGCGCCGCTAATCGAAGGTCAGGTGCAAGAGAGTGCCGTCACTACTTACCAGTATGACGCCAGCAATAACCGTTTGACTCAAATCGACGACCAAGTGGTCATCGCTGATGCAGCGGGCAATCTGACCCAAGACCGCGCTGATCGTCAATTGACCTACGACGAACAAAATCGCCTGAGCAGCGTGAAAAACGGCGACCTGACCCTGGCCGAGTTTCGCTACAACGTTTTGGGTCAGCGCACCCAGAAAATCACGCCGCAAAGTGTGACCACATTCCTCTACGGACCTGATGGGCAACTGTTGGGCGAAACCCTGTTCGACAGCCAAGGCAACAAGCTAACGAGTCAATACTATGTCTGGCTCGAGGGTCTGCCATTAGGTGGAGTCAGCGTTAACTACGACGCGACAGGCGCACTCGCAAACAGCACCTCGTTTTATATCCATAGCGATCACCTCAACACACCGCGTATCGCCACCAACGCCAGTCAGCACACCATATGGCAATGGAAATCCGACGCCTTTGGCGCCGGAGAAACCAGCGGCAGCCTGACCTTGAACCTCCGCTTTCCTGGCCAGTATTACGATGCTGAGAGCGGGCTGTACTATAACTATTTCCGGGATTACGATCCGGAAGCGGGGCGCTATGTCCAAAGTGATCCGATTGGGCTGAATGGCGGCCTTAACACCTATGGGTATGTTGAGGGAAATCCAATTAGCTTCTTTGACCCATACGGCCTCACCAAACCCAATCTTGGTAGTGGAGTGGAATCACACAATGGTGGCAAGGAACATGTTCATTGGGGAGATAAATCCGACCCGCGGAAGAATGCGGTAAATAAGGACGGATCTATACGACACGGAAAGGAACCGCCCCAACAAATAAAAGACAAGATAAACGACAAGTTCAACTGGAATCTAAAAATTCCTTTAATACTAATCCCACTTTCTCCTGAAACGTTGGAAAGGATAAATCCACAACGCCTCCCTGATCCAATGGAGGGCGTGCCTAGAGAGTGTTAA
- a CDS encoding PA3496 family putative envelope integrity protein, which yields MAQHYEERNSAVKTRRQQEDQRRMAFRRAIEDRCEHRQLLAEIGDFPDAAELNYWQATPAASRRNAQPAR from the coding sequence ATGGCCCAGCACTACGAAGAACGCAACAGCGCAGTCAAAACCCGCCGTCAGCAAGAAGACCAGCGCCGCATGGCGTTTCGCCGCGCGATTGAAGATCGATGCGAGCACCGCCAGCTTCTGGCCGAGATTGGCGACTTTCCCGACGCAGCCGAACTCAACTACTGGCAGGCAACACCGGCAGCTTCGCGTCGAAACGCTCAACCAGCGCGCTGA
- a CDS encoding acetyl-CoA carboxylase biotin carboxylase subunit, which translates to MIKKILIANRGEIAVRIVRACAEMGIRSVAIYSDADRHALHVKRADEAHSIGAEPLAGYLNPRKLVNLAVETGCDALHPGYGFLSENAELADICAERGIKFIGPSAEVIRRMGDKTEARRSMIKAGVPVTPGTEGNVADIAEALTEGDRIGYPVMLKATSGGGGRGIRRCNSREELEQAFPRVISEATKAFGSAEVFLEKCIVNPKHIEAQILGDSFGNVVHLFERDCSIQRRNQKLIEIAPSPQLTPEQRAYIGDLSVRAAKAVGYENAGTVEFLLAEGEVYFMEMNTRVQVEHTITEEITGIDIVREQIRIASGLPLSVKQEDIQYRGFALQFRINAEDPKNNFLPSFGKITRYYAPGGPGVRTDTAIYTGYTIPPFYDSMCLKLVVWALTWEEAMDRGLRALDDMRLQGVKTTAAYYQEILRNPEFRSGQFNTSFVESHPELTNYSIKRKPEELALAIAAAIAAHAGL; encoded by the coding sequence GTGATAAAAAAGATCCTGATTGCCAACCGTGGTGAGATTGCCGTACGAATCGTACGTGCCTGCGCCGAGATGGGCATTCGTTCGGTCGCGATCTATTCCGACGCTGATCGCCATGCGTTGCATGTCAAACGCGCCGATGAAGCCCACAGCATTGGTGCCGAGCCACTGGCAGGCTACCTGAACCCGCGCAAGCTGGTGAACCTGGCGGTGGAAACCGGTTGCGACGCGTTGCACCCAGGTTATGGCTTTCTTTCGGAAAACGCCGAGCTGGCGGATATCTGCGCCGAGCGCGGTATCAAATTCATTGGCCCATCGGCGGAAGTCATTCGCCGCATGGGCGACAAGACCGAAGCCCGCCGCAGCATGATCAAGGCCGGTGTGCCGGTCACGCCGGGCACTGAAGGCAACGTTGCCGACATCGCCGAAGCCCTGACCGAAGGCGATCGCATCGGTTACCCGGTGATGCTCAAGGCCACCTCCGGTGGTGGCGGTCGCGGGATTCGTCGCTGCAACAGCCGCGAAGAATTGGAACAAGCCTTCCCGCGAGTGATTTCCGAAGCGACCAAGGCCTTTGGTTCGGCGGAAGTCTTTCTCGAAAAATGCATCGTCAATCCCAAGCACATCGAAGCGCAGATCCTCGGCGACAGCTTCGGCAACGTGGTGCACCTGTTCGAGCGTGATTGCTCGATCCAGCGTCGTAACCAGAAACTGATCGAGATCGCCCCAAGCCCGCAACTGACGCCAGAGCAACGCGCCTACATCGGCGACCTGTCGGTGCGTGCAGCCAAGGCGGTGGGTTACGAGAACGCTGGCACTGTGGAGTTCCTGCTCGCCGAGGGCGAGGTGTACTTCATGGAGATGAACACTCGGGTGCAGGTGGAACACACCATCACCGAAGAAATCACTGGCATCGACATCGTCCGTGAGCAGATCCGCATTGCGTCCGGTCTGCCTCTGTCGGTGAAACAGGAAGACATCCAGTACCGCGGTTTCGCGCTGCAATTCCGGATCAATGCCGAAGACCCGAAAAACAACTTCCTGCCGAGCTTTGGCAAGATCACCCGTTACTACGCACCCGGCGGTCCCGGCGTCCGTACCGACACGGCGATCTACACCGGTTACACCATTCCACCGTTCTACGACTCCATGTGCCTGAAACTGGTGGTCTGGGCATTGACCTGGGAAGAGGCAATGGACCGTGGCTTGCGCGCCCTCGACGACATGCGTCTGCAAGGGGTCAAGACCACCGCCGCCTATTACCAGGAAATTCTGCGTAACCCGGAATTTCGTAGCGGTCAGTTCAATACCAGCTTCGTTGAAAGCCACCCAGAACTGACCAACTACTCGATCAAGCGCAAACCCGAAGAGCTGGCCCTGGCCATCGCCGCCGCCATCGCCGCCCACGCAGGCCTGTGA
- a CDS encoding LysR family transcriptional regulator, translated as MRKSLMRMTLRQLQIFNEVCDLRSYSRAADEMSLTQPAVSLQIRQLEELIGQPLFDYVGKKLYMTEAAEALQRASRDIFGRLENLDMQLSDMQGSLQGQLKLAVESSAKYFVPHLFAAFKRQHPEVNLHLTVVNRAQAIRRLSDNRDDLVIMSMVPQDMGLEFLPFLNNPIVAVAPPDHPLCHMGPLRLQDLEPYTLLLREPGSGTRLACEEYFKEKRVHFTQTVEVASAEAQRECVVAGLGLALLTRHALNLELATGALKELPVEELPLYRSWCLVQAKAKRLSPVAHAFLGFIRSERVQISALVERFDAKLPVLPASS; from the coding sequence ATGCGTAAGTCTTTGATGCGTATGACATTGCGCCAGCTTCAGATCTTCAATGAAGTCTGCGATTTACGCTCCTATAGCCGCGCAGCCGACGAAATGTCGCTCACACAACCGGCCGTCAGCCTACAGATTCGTCAGCTTGAAGAGCTGATTGGCCAGCCTTTATTCGATTACGTCGGCAAAAAACTCTACATGACCGAAGCGGCTGAAGCGTTACAGCGCGCCAGCCGGGATATTTTCGGGCGCCTGGAAAACCTCGATATGCAGCTTTCGGACATGCAAGGCTCGCTGCAAGGTCAGCTGAAACTGGCGGTGGAATCCAGCGCCAAGTACTTCGTACCGCACTTGTTTGCCGCCTTCAAGCGTCAGCACCCGGAAGTGAACCTGCACCTGACGGTGGTCAACCGCGCCCAGGCGATTCGACGCCTGTCCGACAACCGCGACGACCTGGTGATCATGTCCATGGTGCCGCAGGACATGGGCCTGGAGTTCTTGCCCTTCCTCAACAACCCGATCGTTGCCGTCGCACCACCGGATCATCCTCTGTGCCACATGGGACCACTGCGCTTGCAGGATCTGGAACCCTACACGCTGCTCTTGCGCGAACCGGGCTCCGGGACACGACTGGCCTGCGAAGAATATTTCAAAGAAAAGCGCGTGCACTTCACCCAGACCGTGGAAGTGGCATCGGCCGAAGCCCAGCGTGAATGCGTGGTGGCGGGTCTGGGCCTGGCCTTGTTGACGCGCCACGCCCTGAACCTGGAGTTGGCGACCGGCGCGCTCAAGGAGCTGCCGGTCGAAGAACTGCCGTTGTACCGCAGTTGGTGCCTGGTGCAGGCCAAAGCCAAACGCCTGTCACCGGTAGCGCATGCGTTCCTGGGATTTATCCGCAGTGAACGGGTGCAGATCAGCGCGCTGGTTGAGCGTTTCGACGCGAAGCTGCCGGTGTTGCCTGCCAGTAGTTGA
- a CDS encoding DUF6531 domain-containing protein gives MATKIYNGLFLFLTFATTRELQAQGYHWKVNEQDIPHNQQPEHSSPDSVCRWLYKEYDATWVYTPAQSGKEKNTWVCPMFFSDGDYMGAIGLVRSGENCEQGKKYNSLTGQCEIKTFGGSCPSSIAGNPINFSTGQKIQIETDFAPPKNKHKPNSVRFSRTYTSANGLWTHSYNYRLDINSEIIALFNADGTTSTFDRSEPNLSVQHPEQGFLARKGNRWRYQSKDNHFYDFDDRGKLLAIEYLGALQHIKQDKNYITVTDEYGTHIKITEDPRGQPVKLESQNVTIDYSYNEYKQLKRVTRLYEDGGDKKDYLYEDERNPTLLTGIIDERGIRYASWSYDGQGRAISSEHGAAADRMLVNYNNDGSTTIINALGKSTHYKFDLIQNVKHIISIKGLPSANCPDSNSSFTYDDRGNLKTKTNNNGNITTYSYNDRRLETSRTEASGTPDAKTIATEWHPTLFSPVRITEPNRLIQYTYDAQGRQLSKTVISR, from the coding sequence ATGGCAACCAAAATATACAATGGCCTTTTTTTATTTTTAACGTTCGCAACAACCCGTGAATTACAAGCGCAGGGGTATCACTGGAAGGTAAATGAACAAGATATTCCACATAATCAGCAGCCAGAGCATTCCTCCCCAGATTCAGTTTGTAGATGGCTATATAAAGAATATGACGCTACATGGGTTTACACGCCAGCACAATCCGGAAAAGAAAAGAATACCTGGGTGTGCCCTATGTTTTTCTCCGATGGAGATTACATGGGTGCGATAGGACTTGTACGCTCAGGGGAAAACTGTGAGCAAGGCAAAAAATACAACTCACTAACCGGACAGTGCGAAATTAAAACCTTTGGCGGAAGCTGCCCCTCTAGCATCGCTGGAAACCCTATAAACTTTTCAACCGGGCAAAAAATTCAAATAGAAACAGATTTCGCGCCCCCTAAAAACAAACACAAGCCTAATTCAGTCAGATTCTCTAGAACCTATACAAGTGCAAATGGCCTGTGGACACACAGTTATAATTATCGACTTGATATAAATTCTGAGATCATAGCGCTTTTTAATGCAGACGGGACAACCTCAACGTTTGACAGATCAGAACCAAATCTATCCGTCCAACACCCCGAACAGGGATTTTTAGCTCGCAAGGGAAATCGCTGGCGCTATCAGTCGAAAGACAACCATTTTTATGACTTCGATGATAGAGGAAAACTACTCGCCATCGAGTATCTAGGGGCGCTGCAACACATAAAGCAGGACAAAAATTATATAACTGTTACTGATGAATACGGCACCCACATCAAAATAACTGAAGATCCCCGCGGGCAACCTGTAAAGCTTGAATCCCAGAATGTCACAATTGATTACTCCTACAACGAATACAAACAATTAAAACGCGTTACTCGTTTATATGAAGACGGCGGCGATAAAAAAGATTATCTATACGAAGATGAGAGAAACCCCACGCTACTGACAGGCATAATTGATGAGCGCGGCATTCGTTACGCCAGCTGGAGTTATGATGGTCAAGGACGAGCCATTTCAAGTGAGCACGGAGCAGCTGCGGATAGAATGCTGGTCAACTACAACAACGACGGGTCAACCACCATCATCAATGCGCTAGGAAAATCCACTCATTATAAGTTTGACCTTATTCAAAACGTCAAACATATCATTTCAATTAAAGGTTTACCCTCCGCGAACTGCCCTGATAGTAATTCGTCCTTCACATACGATGATCGTGGCAATCTAAAAACGAAAACAAACAACAACGGCAATATTACAACTTACTCCTATAACGACCGGAGACTGGAAACTTCCAGAACAGAAGCCAGCGGGACACCCGACGCCAAAACTATTGCCACCGAGTGGCACCCGACTTTGTTTTCTCCCGTGCGCATCACCGAACCGAACCGGCTAATCCAGTACACCTATGACGCCCAAGGACGACAACTTAGTAAAACTGTTATCTCACGTTGA